CAGAGGGAGTAGCACCTCAGCAGGGTCGTGTTCTCCACCGCTAGATGAGCAGAGAAGTTGATGTCGCACTGGACGCCTATGTTTGACTTTGGGAACTCGAGACGGTCTCTGTGCAGATCTCGAGGTTGGTTGGGCGGTTCAATGGCTGGGTCCCCCAGCTGCTTGATCGTTGCCATGAGCTCATCGGATTCATCCGGCAGGGGAACAGCCAACTCGCCAGTCTTGTCGTTCTTCGTCATCGGTCCCCGAAGCAGAGCAACATAACACCTCACCAAACTCGCCGCCGGTTCCTGATATTGCCCTTTCTGGAGACACCTCTCATAATCCAGCGCAAGCTGGAGACTCTTGTGCCGTTTCGCCACGGCTCCCAACGTTGAGGCGTAGGGGAATTTCGAAAACTCATCCACCTGCTCGCGAACCTGGCTGTTCCAGATGCCGTTGATGTAATGTCGTATAACAATCGGAAGGATCGTGTCCCCAGTTGACGACTCGTCGCACCCGCCCAGCTCAACGAGTAACTGATTCGCCCTTTTGTGAAAAGCCACCACCGGCTCATGCGGCATCTGCGCAAGATGAAGAAGCGCAAGCGACGGAATCCGTTTCAGCGTCTCAACATAGTTCTGGACTTCCTTCTGATACGTCAGCGGATCCTGACCGACATTGCTGCGGTGCATGAGGTCCCTCCAGCGTGCCAAGGTGGCAAAAGACCGCCGCTCCAAATTATCGTCTTTTTCTTGTACCGGTCGATCTTCCCACGACTGAGCCAGCATCTCTCCTTCGATCTGGAACAAAACCCCCAACAGGGTCCTCGGCAGTTTCAAGGTGAGAAGTTCGTGTTCGTTTAGATTCCTGGAATTCAACAGCGCCTCCCGCACCTTCTCGTTGGCAACACCCCGCGCAAACGCCAGACAGACCCGATTGAGAGGCTCGATCCACTCGGGCGTCATCGAGGAGACGTTGGTGTGGGTTATGTCGTAGCCCCCAAGCTTTCGAAGAACCTTCTTGGCGGCGTTGTGGTAATTCGTCAGACTCCGTCCATCTTGCTTGAGAGACTCAAGTAGCTGCTCGGGAGTAGATACCGGTTCACTTTCCTCGACAACACGTGCCGGCTGTTGACTTTCGCTTCCAGGCGCAGGAGGCGGTTGTgcttccccagctccccGGATAGGCTCAACCTCGTCATGCGCATCCTCTAcatcaacctcggcctcTACCGCTCCCTTTTCCCAgtcctccctttccttcaACAGCGCAACCCGTAACTCCTCCGGCGGCTTCTCACAAATCTTGATGATAGGCACTCTGGTCCGGGTAAGCAGCCTCGCACCCAACCCCATGTCAAGAAAAGCCTTTTCGATCAGCCTCGGTATCGGAGAACCTGATGCCTCTGGTTGAGGGTCCAACAACGGGGCAAACAGGCCCAAGTCCATATCCGCGTCCTTGGTTGCAAACCCAGACATCAGACTTCCAAAACACTTCAGCTGGACACTCTCTCGTGGAAACCACGGTTCGCCGGCTTTTTCGTTCTCGAAATTGGTAATGACATCCCGGACGACCTGCTCAATCTTGACTCGGAAAGCCTCCTTCTCTTGAATCTCAGCGGGATTGATCTCGGCATTTGCAACGACTTCGTTGCAGATGTTCTCCAGATGTTGTGCCTGCGCCAGGACCTCCCTAGTAATGCTAAATGCACTGCCACTACCCGCAGTTTGATGACGGTGAGGGTGTGGCGGCTGGTTCCTAAACTGAGGTGACTGAAGGTCAGGCCGCACGGGCGACGGAAGGGCTGGGGTGATGACATCCACGGGATACTGTTCCGCAGGAGGATTCATTTGTTTGGGGTCCTGATAAGATCGCGAGACTTGGTGCCGCGGTTGTGTGAACGGAACGCCGCCTTGACCTGGGTCAGGTGGGAGAAAAGTAGCCGAGTGAGGCCGGTAAGCTGGTGCTTCTCCCTGCAAAACACCACCGTTGCCTTGAGGTCCCCGGGCTTGTGGCCATCCATGAGGCTGACCgccaccgctgccgccgccttgCCTCTGGTTAGGTGGGAGGAAAGTAGCTGAGTGAGGCCGGTAAGCTGGTGCTTCTTCCTGTAAAACACCGCGACCGTTGCCTTGAGGTCTGTGGTTAGCACGCTGTCCCTGCCAATGGCCGCCTCCCCTGCCTCCACTGCCTCGAGACTGATGGCCATGGCCACCACGCTGCTGTTGGTTGAACTGTTGCTGGTTTTGATAGTGTTGGGAATTCTGccgttgatgctgatgctgaggctgatgctgatgctgattcTGATGCCGGGACACCGGCTGTGGTAGAATCTGAGGTTGGGATACCGGCGGTGGTAGAACCAGAGGCCGAGGGtcgatggggatggtgagtTGAGCAGCCAGCTCGCGGCGCTGACTCTGGTTCAGACGCTTCTGACGCTTCTGTCCAGAGGCATCCACCACGACCTGAGTCTCAGCAATAaccccctgctgctgcggtcCAGCAGTAGACGGGCCTTGACTTGCAATCGTCATATTCCCAAAGTGATCCTCGAGGCCCTGGCCAGGCTGAccagatggaggaggaggttgtgccATTTTCCACACAATGGCCCGTCTGACTTTTGGAACTCCTCGACGGCGTGCCAGTCAATGCTGTGGGTATGGAAAAACGAGGGTTGGCCTCATAGGGCTAGTTAGGGAGAAGGTCGCCGGCGTGATAGCTTTTGTTGACTAGCTTGGGTTCACAATGGCGCCGCGTAGAGCTATATGGGAGTATGTAACCAGCCTTGTTTGGCTTGGTCGAAAAAGTATGAATGAAAGCCAAGTTGGCAGAATTTGCAAACGCGTCTGACAATGCTGGGTAGAAGGTAATGATGATCCCAAAGTAGTAGCTGTTTTGCCAGCCGCAGCAGACTGGTAGAGCCTCTGGAGGAAAATTGTAGAATTCTCGGTCAAGGTTGTAGAGCAACAATTATTTCATTGCTGGTGAGGGAAACAACTTCAGCGAATGACCCCACTATCGCTGTGAGTTGGGAGCGATTCGGAAAGCGCCAAGGGTTACCGTGCACGGGCCATATCAGCTGGACCTTTGAGACAACCAAGCAGGAAAGTGGTCTTGGATGattattttactttttttaaTTGGGCTGCAAAAAACGCTGGTCTAGATATGGTCTATCTGCAATGTTCATCACGCTAGATCCGCTGCTTCCACTTAAAAGTGGTGCCCGTTCACgacaaccttctcctccgcaaTCTCCTTGAGCACCTTGTCCAAGAGCCCAGCGCTGGATGCCACGAAGCCCAGGAATGGTGGCGATGGCCGAGTGACCTTACTTCTGTACTCGGGGTGGGCCTGTAAGCCAACAAAGTATGGGTGGTCCTTGAGCTCAAATGCCTCCATACGGTTGCCAACATCGTCCCGGGCAACGAAGTGGAAGCCCTTGCTCTCAAGCTCATCAACCATGTCAGGGTTGACCTCATAACGATGTCTATGACGCTCGTGTGtcacctcaacacctccgTAGAGGCCACGGAGCTTGCTCCATTCGGTGCCGGCCTGGAAGAGAGTTGGCCGTGTGCCAAGTCTCATGGTACCACCCATCTTCCTACAGGTTTGTTAGCTCCATGTCCTGGAACTTTCGTTGTCTCGTTGCACTTACTCCTTGGAGCCCTCGGGCATAAAGATGACAGCCTTGTGCTCAGCGTTGTTGTCAAACTCCTCCGAGGTGGCATTGGGCCTGCTGAGCAAATCCCGGACCGCCTCAATGACGGCAACCTGCAGACCGAGGCAGATACCGAGATAGGGGATCTTCTTTTGACGAGCGAACTTGGCCGTCGCAATCATACCCTCGATGCCTCTGTTGCCAAAACCACCGGGTACAATGATCTGGATGAATCTCAGCtaccgaaaaagaaaatcgtCCAAAATTAGGGGGAATACATACCCCCTGAACACTCTCCAGAACAGCCCAAGCGTCCCTGTACTTGGATGGGTCCTTCTTGAGcatggcctcctccaaatGCTCAGAGTCGACATTGATCAGGTTGAGCTTGCGCTTGAGGTGCATGGAAGCGTGCTCAAGCGCCTTGACTACCGACAAATAGGAGTCCATGTGGGAGGTGTACTTGCCAACCAATGCAAGCTGAACTGGCTGGAGATCCTTGGGGACGTCAATGGTCTTCTTCCAGAGATCCCACAGCTTGGCACCTTCCTCCTTTCTGCTAGCATCCAAAGGAatcttgtcgagctggagACCCTTGTGCAAAAGCGTGAGCAGACCTTGCTCCTCAAGAAGGACAGGGACCTGGTAAATTGTCTCCATGTCATGCACGCCAATGACCTGGTCGAGGTCAACTTGGCAGCTGAAGgcgatcttcttgatggtggcatCGTCGAGGGAGGCATCACACCGGCAGGCAACAAGGTCTGGCACCAGACCAGAGCTCCGGAGTTGTCTAATGGCGTGCTGGGTGGGCTTGGTCTTCTCCTCTCCGTGGATCAGTGGAACGAAGGAGACGtggatgttgaagaaggaggactCGGGATCTCTGACGAGCTTGTGTCTCAGCTGCACCAGGGCCTCTACGAAAGGCCCAGACTCGAGATCACCAATGGTACCACCCAACTCGATGATGCAGACATCTGGCGTCGCACCCGAGTCATCGACTGGGATCTTGGCAACCCGCTCAATGGTGTCGTTAATCTGCTGGACGATGTGAGGCACGACCTGGACGGTCCGACCAAGGTAAtctccccttctctctttctcctaTGGCACAGGAATCATGTCAGACCTGGAAGGGGATGCAGATTTACGATCAGACCTACGATGACGGCTTGGTAGACCTTGCCGGttgtgatgttgttgtcccTAGTTAGTTGGATGTCGAGGTATCTGACAAGCGTCAGTATCTGGTCTCATGCAAGGAGAGATGAGACGGATACGAGTTACCTCTCATAGTTTCCAAGATCGAGATCAGattcaccaccatcggcaAGCACGAAGCACTCGCCGTGCCTGAATTACAAGTATTAGTTATGCGCCGGTTGTCTCGTATTGGGAGCTGGTGGCATACTCTAGAGGCCCCAATGTGCCGGCATCAACATTGAGGTAGGGGTCAATTTTGATGGCCTGGAAGAGAACATGATGAGCCCAGAGCTACTGAATTGGATGAAGTTTTTACAGTAACGCCTACCGTGACCTTGAGACCAGCCGTCTTCAGAAGAAGACCAGACGAGGAGGCTGCGTGTGTGTGTTAGTCGAGGAGACAGCAGAGGGCAGGCGACGAATGAATGTGTCACCACATACCAATAATTCctgtcaaaaaaaaagcagGTCAGCGCTTGGCCCCTCCTCGCTATCAGAAAACGGACTGCCCCTCGATTGGAGCGTGGTGGAGAGACTTCAGCCAACAGAGGAACTGACCTTTGCCAATGCCCGAGATGACACCACCGCTCACGAGGACGACACGCATTTTGAATATGGATATCGGCCGGTACTGGATATTTGAGCTGATGGTTGCTAGGGATCGTGAGAGTTTGGTGCCAAGAGATATACCCTCAAAAAATTTGAGAAGGGAGGACGGCAGAAAAAGGTACCCTTTTGAGCGTCTGGAGGCGCGCACTTTTTTGTGGGGCAAGCGTTTTTTTGGTTTCAAACTCCACGGTGCCGGTGGAGCGAGAAGGTGAGACACGAGAGTCACGGCAGGCAGAGAGCACTTGACTTCCAGGCAACATCCTGTCGTGATTGGTTGGGTATAGGCTTAGTATGCTCTCATATACTACATCGAAGTGAAATGAGTCTTATCATTACTctgccgttgctgttccATTGCTCTCTTCGTGGTGATTGCCTGGGATGGTAGGTAGTATCCAGTCCCAGAGCCAGATCAAAAACTCACACATGCTCTCGAACAGTGGCTGGAGCGAGCCTCGACAACTAGAGTTGCCACAAAAGCATAAGGTTCAATTCAGCTAGTACTTATTCTCCAgagggcttgggcttgggtttAATTACCTCGTATCCCAGCATCTGCCGCTGTCCGGAAAAGTCAGCAAACCTCTCCAGTCCATGCCCCTCTCGAGTCTCGACTTACAAGAAGAGAGAAATTCTGGAatcaaccccgccaaaccTTGATGGTCGAGCAGGGTGGTCTGTGCTCACCCGGTCCCAGCAGTGTTCTGCCAAGCCATCTGCGGCTGCCTTTTTAGCGGGTCCCTTTGTCATCCATGCCCGCTGCCAGCCGTCGCCATTGATCACTCCAAGTTCTTTGACAGAGGTTAACTTTTGGCATTGACAACGAACAACCACCGACCACTACCCAAGTATCGACGACCACTTCTCTCATATCCGCCGCCGACCGGGTTCAGCCAAGGAGTTTTCGGAGATCGATCGATTTACGCCAGAATCTCGCTGCCGATTACTCCGTCGCGCCGCCATCTTCAGTCGCGCTCTTGATGACGACTTGAGCCATCGATTGCATCTTTCTTTCGCGGGCCTCCTCCGTGCTACCATCGGCGCATTGACGCGCCTTCCAGTCGTCCACTCATCCCATCGACTTTCACAAGTCACCACACAATGAGCgcgccacagcagcaaccgcctgggcctccccgtcccccagGCGCTGCCCCAACCTTCATCCGCCGCAAACCCAACACAGACCCCTTGAGAGCGAGAGTAAAACCCAGAGCCAAACCCCTCCACGCCTTACCCCCAAAGGGCAAAGAGGCCAAAAGGTTGGTCGACTCCTCCGGCGAGCTCGACAAGGAAATCGAGAGAGAATACGCCAGCAAGGTCGAGCAGCTGCGTCAACAGCGCGCACGGCATGGTGGCTGGTCAGATCAACCCACCGGCAGCATCCAGGAGTTCCCTCTTGTCCTCACCAAGAAGGCTTTCCGCGAAGGAATTCGCCACCATGTCATGCGGTTGCACAAGCAGATGGGCGGAGCAGAAGTCGACATTGATTTGTTGAATCAGGACCAATTTCCCCGACCCGTCACATTGCACCGTCGCGACCCGCGCCTTCCTCCCGCTTATCGGATGGCTATGAAGCAAGACGATGTCCCAATGGACCCCGAGCAGCAAGCTGAGATGGACCGCATCCAAAAGATGAAGGCTGACAAGGAGGCCCAACGGGCCCTTGATCAAGCCCAGATGGCCCCGGTCATTAAGGACAACAACCCAAAGCCGAAgacaaacaacaagaaggagaaagcTTCCGCCTTTTACGGCAAGCACTCCGACGCCCACAAGAAGCAGTCCGGCCTGCGCTACGAGGAGACACTTCCATGGCATCttgaggatgccgagggCAAGGCCGGCGTGTGGGTTGGCTCTTATGTGGCCGGTCTTTCAGACAGCAACGTCGCGTTCGTTATTGACGGCGCGCGTTTCCGCATGATCCCCTTGGAGCGGTGGTACAAGTTTGACGAGAAGCCAAGATTTGACACCCTCTCGCTCGATGACGCTGAAAAGCTCATGtacgaggtcaaggaggtcAAGCGATGGGTCatgaaggacaaggagagagaggaaagattgcgggagaagctggagacGAGAATGTTCCTCAACGGCCCTACCAGGGTCAAGACTGAGAGCGCCACTTCTCGCGCCGCTCGTGGATCCGAGAGACAGGATGACTAC
This window of the Podospora pseudoanserina strain CBS 124.78 chromosome 3, whole genome shotgun sequence genome carries:
- a CDS encoding hypothetical protein (COG:D; EggNog:ENOG503NXFJ), encoding MAQPPPPSGQPGQGLEDHFGNMTIASQGPSTAGPQQQGVIAETQVVVDASGQKRQKRLNQSQRRELAAQLTIPIDPRPLVLPPPVSQPQILPQPVSRHQNQHQHQPQHQHQRQNSQHYQNQQQFNQQQRGGHGHQSRGSGGRGGGHWQGQRANHRPQGNGRGVLQEEAPAYRPHSATFLPPNQRQGGGSGGGQPHGWPQARGPQGNGGVLQGEAPAYRPHSATFLPPDPGQGGVPFTQPRHQVSRSYQDPKQMNPPAEQYPVDVITPALPSPVRPDLQSPQFRNQPPHPHRHQTAGSGSAFSITREVLAQAQHLENICNEVVANAEINPAEIQEKEAFRVKIEQVVRDVITNFENEKAGEPWFPRESVQLKCFGSLMSGFATKDADMDLGLFAPLLDPQPEASGSPIPRLIEKAFLDMGLGARLLTRTRVPIIKICEKPPEELRVALLKEREDWEKGAVEAEVDVEDAHDEVEPIRGAGEAQPPPAPGSESQQPARVVEESEPVSTPEQLLESLKQDGRSLTNYHNAAKKVLRKLGGYDITHTNVSSMTPEWIEPLNRVCLAFARGVANEKVREALLNSRNLNEHELLTLKLPRTLLGVLFQIEGEMLAQSWEDRPVQEKDDNLERRSFATLARWRDLMHRSNVGQDPLTYQKEVQNYVETLKRIPSLALLHLAQMPHEPVVAFHKRANQLLVELGGCDESSTGDTILPIVIRHYINGIWNSQVREQVDEFSKFPYASTLGAVAKRHKSLQLALDYERCLQKGQYQEPAASLVRCYVALLRGPMTKNDKTGELAVPLPDESDELMATIKQLGDPAIEPPNQPRDLHRDRLEFPKSNIGVQCDINFSAHLAVENTTLLRCYSLCDPRVRPLILFVKHWAKVRQINSPYRGTLGSYGYAIMMLHYLINVARPFVVPNLQLLGPSGQPPQMCKGYPIHFWRDEAQIERLAKGNELTMNRESLGMLLRGFFEYYAHNNHRTGKGFDWGRDVICLRRQGGFMSKVEKGWTGAKTVVESPAGGVLSPGGGGSGVGTPGGGGGGEVKEVRLRFLFAVEDPFETDHNVARTVTHQGIVKIRDEFRRAWGIIRGKEEGELLEDVGEVERKRARKEFEGLLGELHGGLL
- the URA7 gene encoding CTP synthase ura7 (EggNog:ENOG503NU1Q; BUSCO:EOG092620EL; MEROPS:MER0437468; COG:F) translates to MRVVLVSGASSSGLLLKTAGLKVTAIKIDPYLNVDAGTLGPLEHGECFVLADGGESDLDLGNYERYLDIQLTRDNNITTGKVYQAVIEKERRGDYLGRTVQVVPHIVQQINDTIERVAKIPVDDSGATPDVCIIELGGTIGDLESGPFVEALVQLRHKLVRDPESSFFNIHVSFVPLIHGEEKTKPTQHAIRQLRSSGLVPDLVACRCDASLDDATIKKIAFSCQVDLDQVIGVHDMETIYQVPVLLEEQGLLTLLHKGLQLDKIPLDASRKEEGAKLWDLWKKTIDVPKDLQPVQLALVGKYTSHMDSYLSVVKALEHASMHLKRKLNLINVDSEHLEEAMLKKDPSKYRDAWAVLESVQGIIVPGGFGNRGIEGMIATAKFARQKKIPYLGICLGLQVAVIEAVRDLLSRPNATSEEFDNNAEHKAVIFMPEGSKEKMGGTMRLGTRPTLFQAGTEWSKLRGLYGGVEVTHERHRHRYEVNPDMVDELESKGFHFVARDDVGNRMEAFELKDHPYFVGLQAHPEYRSKVTRPSPPFLGFVASSAGLLDKVLKEIAEEKVVVNGHHF
- the TFG1 gene encoding transcription factor IIF subunit tfg1 (EggNog:ENOG503NXBH; COG:K); this translates as MSAPQQQPPGPPRPPGAAPTFIRRKPNTDPLRARVKPRAKPLHALPPKGKEAKRLVDSSGELDKEIEREYASKVEQLRQQRARHGGWSDQPTGSIQEFPLVLTKKAFREGIRHHVMRLHKQMGGAEVDIDLLNQDQFPRPVTLHRRDPRLPPAYRMAMKQDDVPMDPEQQAEMDRIQKMKADKEAQRALDQAQMAPVIKDNNPKPKTNNKKEKASAFYGKHSDAHKKQSGLRYEETLPWHLEDAEGKAGVWVGSYVAGLSDSNVAFVIDGARFRMIPLERWYKFDEKPRFDTLSLDDAEKLMYEVKEVKRWVMKDKEREERLREKLETRMFLNGPTRVKTESATSRAARGSERQDDYELDISGDEFQDDDETPGFEADDEDAKESKERVRKEQLASNLFGEGEEDKVEKEERERQLEKLKRKMIGKQTIKGLVKLEKAMDYDDMSESDSNNPFTDSSDSDDSDEEEKKEEEKKPEPVTSGSNTKGNTTPSKSAIANKKGKLKRAGSPEMSESSDIETVRKKMKTGKGSSVPSRMGTPIPGRPKVMPGATSDGEATGGEGSDGGAMLKKKFKMKAQRPGGTPSGSRAGSPAPAGQASKTGTATPSGSPPPSSKPVAKITAQECYEALARHTNGIALVPFMSQFKHRIDKPGSTTRQEWIHMVKSFSDFHHETKLLKAKPGWRPT